A region from the Musa acuminata AAA Group cultivar baxijiao chromosome BXJ1-10, Cavendish_Baxijiao_AAA, whole genome shotgun sequence genome encodes:
- the LOC135596152 gene encoding F-box/kelch-repeat protein At1g22040-like encodes MGSFSSVPANKSRAGENSETPRGDANKRLRMSCYCDDKPRLIASLPDEISMQILARLPRIYYLNVKLVSQRWKAAIISDELFRLRAELGVTEEWLYMMTKTGTDKFSWHALDPRLSKWQRLPPMPCLANEEERQRVLPRLRMWSVVGSSIKLADLIRGWLGRRDNLDQMSFCGCAVGAVGGCLYVLGGFSRASAIDCVWRYDPCLNLWEEVNSMISARAFCKTCLLNDKLYAVGGVIRGRNGLTPLHSAEAFDPATGLWTELPSMPFLKTRVFPLAFLADMVKPIATGMASYRGRLCVPQSLYSWPFFFDIGGEVYDPETGSWVDMPPGMGDGWPARQAGTKLGAVVNGDLYALDPSRYLDSAQIKVYDEEEDAWRVVAERVPLHCFNDSESPYLLAGFLGKLHVITKDASDHIVILEADSRRCRGSNVSTSSTAPVDAIADSSEEEEPQILKVIAAKDFGAAELVGCQVLDL; translated from the coding sequence ATGGGTTCATTCTCGAGCGTGCCTGCCAATAAATCTCGCGCAGGTGAGAATTCCGAGACGCCCCGTGGCGACGCAAACAAGAGGCTGAGGATGTCGTGCTATTGCGATGACAAGCCGAGACTGATTGCCAGTCTTCCAGATGAAATCTCGATGCAAATTCTTGCGAGATTGCCGAGAATCTACTACTTGAACGTGAAATTGGTTTCCCAGCGTTGGAAGGCAGCTATTATCAGCGATGAGCTGTTTCGGCTGAGGGCAGAATTGGGGGTGACCGAAGAATGGTTATACATGATGACAAAGACCGGAACGGATAAGTTTTCATGGCATGCACTGGACCCTCGTTTGAGTAAGTGGCAACGTTTGCCACCGATGCCCTGCCTTGCGAACGAGGAGGAGCGACAAAGGGTTTTGCCTAGATTACGGATGTGGAGCGTGGTCGGATCTAGCATCAAACTTGCTGATCTCATAAGAGGCTGGCTTGGCCGGAGGGATAACTTGGATCAAATGTCGTTTTGTGGTTGCGCAGTTGGTGCTGTTGGTGGCTGCCTCTATGTACTGGGGGGATTCTCTCGAGCTTCTGCAATCGACTGTGTTTGGCGATATGATCCGTGCCTTAATTTGTGGGAGGAAGTGAATTCCATGATCAGTGCCAGGGCGTTTTGTAAGACATGCTTGTTGAACGACAAACTTTACGCTGTGGGTGGTGTCATTAGGGGAAGAAATGGGTTAACTCCATTACACTCCGCCGAAGCTTTTGATCCTGCAACTGGTCTTTGGACAGAGTTGCCAAGCATGCCTTTCTTGAAAACACGGGTATTTCCTCTTGCTTTCTTGGCTGACATGGTGAAGCCAATTGCAACAGGAATGGCTTCATACAGAGGAAGGCTGTGTGTTCCTCAGAGCTTGTATTCTTGGCCCTTCTTTTTTGATATCGGAGGTGAGGTCTATGACCCAGAGACAGGTTCGTGGGTGGACATGCCACCTGGTATGGGTGACGGTTGGCCTGCAAGACAGGCAGGGACAAAGTTGGGTGCTGTGGTCAATGGGGATCTATATGCCTTGGATCCTTCTAGGTATCTGGACAGTGCCCAGATAAAGGTATACGATGAGGAGGAGGATGCTTGGAGAGTTGTTGCAGAAAGGGTTCCACTTCATTGTTTCAACGACTCTGAGTCTCCATATCTACTTGCTGGTTTCCTTGGGAAGCTCCATGTTATCACAAAAGATGCCAGTGATCATATTGTTATATTGGAGGCTGACTCTCGGAGATGTAGAGGCTCGAATGTTTCGACTTCATCAACTGCTCCGGTTGACGCCATTGCGGATTCCTCGGAAGAGGAAGAACCTCAAATTTTGAAGGTCATTGCTGCTAAGGATTTTGGGGCGGCAGAGCTTGTAGGCTGTCAGGTCCTTGATCTTTGA